The Mycolicibacterium monacense genome contains the following window.
GGGGTCGTCGACGGTGCCGCCACCGGATCCGCCGCCGTCGAACAGCAGCGGCCACAGCAGCCCGGCGGCGATGAGCAACAAGGTGATCGACCACGCGAGCAGCCGCCGCATACCGTTCTCCTGTCCGGTCGGTTCGCCTCACCCTATGTGCAACGGGTCGATCTGCACACGCGCCGGCTCGGTGTCGTGACGGGCACTCAACACGCCGGTCCCCCGCCGGAGGGCGGCCGCCAACGCCAGCCCGCGATCGCGGGGCACGCGCACCAGCATCCGGCTCACCGCGGCGTCCGGCGATGTGCCGGGCGGCCGCCGGGCGCCGACGGGCAGATCGACCGGGCCCAGGGTCTCGGCGTCGTCGGGCAGGTCCGCGGTCTCGAGCAACGCCGTCACCGCCGCGAAGTCGCCGTCGACGGCGGCGATGTGCACCGCGGGTGGCAGCCCCACCTCGGATCTCGAGTCCAGTTCGGATTCCGCGTGTCCCACCGGGTCCCAGCGGATCAGCGCCTGCACCGTCGGGATCGCCGACTCGGCGACCACGGTGACCACGCCGCCGTCCGCGCGTGAGCGCACCAGCGCCGCGGCCGCCATCCACCGGCGCAGGGTGTCCTCGGCCGCGCGCAGATCCTGCCGCCCGAGCAGTGCCCAGCCGTCGAGCAGCAGCGCGGCGCCATATCCGGCCGCGGGTTCGGGTTCGGCGCCCGGGGTGGCGACCACCAGCGCGGGTTCGTCGGCGACGGTGCCCACCATCGCCTCACCGCTGGAGGTGACCACCGGTGTACCCGCGAACGCCCGGCCGAGCTCCTCGGCGGTGCGTCGAGCGCCCACCGCCACCGCCCGCATCGAATCCGATCCACAACGGCCACAACGCAATCCGAGTTCCTCGCGGCCGCACCACCGGCACATCGCCGCACCGCCGCGCTCGAGCAGCGACAGCGGGCCGGTGCAGTGCCTGCACCGGGCGATGGCGCGACACCGCGCGCAGGCCAGCGCGGGCAGGTAACCGCGACGGGGTACCTGCACCAGCACGGGTCGGCCCGCCTGAAGGGCGGCGCGGGCGGTGCGCAGCGCCACCGACGGCAGACGTGCGGTGTGCGCGGCCGGATCGCGCTCCTGCTCGAATCCGCTGTCCTCCAGTGCGATCACCCGCGGTGCCGCCGCCCGCACCACCGGGCGCGGGGCGACGAGGTCGTGGGCCCACCTGCTGCGGACCAGCGCCTGGGACTCCGCGGTGCGGGAGTGGCCGCCGATGAGGGCCGCGCAGCGCAACTGGTGCGCGCGCAGCATGGCCACCTCGCGTGCGTGCGGATACGGTGCGCGCGGTTCGGCCAGGCTGTCGTCACCGTCGTCCCAGACCATCACCAGCCCGAGGTCGCAGACCGGGGCGAACACCGCACTGCGCGTGCCGATCACGAACCGGGCACCGCCGCGCAGCACCGACAGCCAGCGTTGGTACCGCTGCGACGGGCCGAGTCCGGCCGAAAGCGCGACCACCCGCTCGTCGGCGAGCAGCG
Protein-coding sequences here:
- a CDS encoding primosomal protein N', which translates into the protein MTKTRQPAEHEPIARVLPMLSVPHLDREFDYLVPAECSDDAQPGVRVRVRFHGRLVDAFLLERRSETDHPGQLGWLDRVVSPQQVLTPDVRRLVDAVAARYAGTRPDVLRLAVPPRHAGAEKKPAAELPAVDVPAIDLTAWRAYPRAEQFLGAVGEGRAARAVWQALPGERWATRLAEAAALTVGSGRGVLAIVPDQRDVDALHAAAVTLLADERVVALSAGLGPSQRYQRWLSVLRGGARFVIGTRSAVFAPVCDLGLVMVWDDGDDSLAEPRAPYPHAREVAMLRAHQLRCAALIGGHSRTAESQALVRSRWAHDLVAPRPVVRAAAPRVIALEDSGFEQERDPAAHTARLPSVALRTARAALQAGRPVLVQVPRRGYLPALACARCRAIARCRHCTGPLSLLERGGAAMCRWCGREELGLRCGRCGSDSMRAVAVGARRTAEELGRAFAGTPVVTSSGEAMVGTVADEPALVVATPGAEPEPAAGYGAALLLDGWALLGRQDLRAAEDTLRRWMAAAALVRSRADGGVVTVVAESAIPTVQALIRWDPVGHAESELDSRSEVGLPPAVHIAAVDGDFAAVTALLETADLPDDAETLGPVDLPVGARRPPGTSPDAAVSRMLVRVPRDRGLALAAALRRGTGVLSARHDTEPARVQIDPLHIG